From the Leptospira biflexa serovar Patoc strain 'Patoc 1 (Paris)' genome, one window contains:
- a CDS encoding PadR family transcriptional regulator has protein sequence MRINEFFSSFIKIHILHHCLKEEIYGVWMIEELREHGYKISPGSLYPLLKHLEEKGLIRSRVEQLGKVKRKFYRITPRGKKELTSAKIKLKELIGEILN, from the coding sequence ATGAGAATCAATGAATTTTTCTCTAGTTTTATCAAAATTCATATCTTACACCATTGTCTAAAGGAAGAAATTTACGGTGTTTGGATGATTGAGGAACTAAGAGAACATGGATATAAAATCAGCCCTGGATCACTTTATCCACTTTTAAAACACTTAGAAGAAAAAGGACTGATTCGTTCTCGAGTTGAACAATTAGGAAAAGTAAAACGAAAATTTTACCGCATCACACCCAGAGGAAAAAAGGAACTTACTTCTGCCAAAATCAAACTAAAGGAGTTAATCGGTGAAATTCTTAATTAA